A single genomic interval of Streptomyces graminofaciens harbors:
- the purD gene encoding phosphoribosylamine--glycine ligase, whose translation MKVLVIGSGAREHALCRSLSLDPDVTALHCAPGNAGIAEVAELHAVDALDGAAVTALATRLEAELVVVGPEAPLVAGVADAVRAAGIPVFGPSGEAAQLEGSKAFAKEVMAGAGVPTGRSYVCTTPEEIDEALDAFGAPYVVKDDGLAAGKGVVVTPDLAEAREHALACGRVVIEEFLDGPEVSLFAITDGETVLPLQPAQDFKRALDGDEGPNTGGMGAYSPLPWADPKLVDEVLQTVLQPTVDEMRRRGTPFSGLLYAGLAITSRGVRVIEFNARFGDPETQVVLARLKTPLAGVLLAAANGTLADLEPLRWSDNAAVTVVVASHNYPGTPRTGDPITGLDAVAAEDAPHAYVLHAGTRRDGDDVVSAGGRVLSVTAIGKDLHQARDRAYTAVGRIDLDGSQHRTDIAAKAAAGA comes from the coding sequence GTGAAGGTCCTTGTCATCGGTAGCGGTGCTCGCGAGCACGCGCTGTGCCGTTCTCTGTCCCTCGACCCCGACGTCACCGCACTCCACTGCGCACCCGGCAACGCGGGCATCGCGGAGGTGGCCGAGCTGCACGCGGTCGACGCGCTCGACGGCGCCGCCGTGACCGCGCTGGCGACCCGGCTCGAAGCCGAGCTGGTGGTGGTCGGGCCGGAGGCCCCGCTCGTCGCCGGTGTCGCCGACGCCGTACGCGCGGCCGGCATCCCGGTGTTCGGACCGTCGGGGGAGGCCGCCCAGCTGGAGGGCTCCAAGGCCTTCGCCAAGGAGGTCATGGCCGGCGCCGGCGTGCCCACCGGGCGGTCGTACGTCTGCACCACCCCGGAGGAGATCGACGAGGCCCTCGACGCCTTCGGCGCGCCCTACGTCGTCAAGGACGACGGGCTGGCCGCCGGCAAGGGCGTCGTGGTGACGCCGGACCTCGCCGAGGCCCGCGAGCACGCGCTCGCCTGCGGCCGGGTCGTCATCGAGGAGTTCCTCGACGGCCCCGAGGTCTCCCTCTTCGCCATCACCGACGGCGAGACCGTCCTCCCGCTACAGCCCGCCCAGGACTTCAAGCGGGCGCTCGACGGCGACGAGGGCCCAAACACCGGCGGCATGGGCGCGTACTCGCCGCTCCCGTGGGCCGACCCGAAGCTCGTCGACGAGGTTCTCCAGACCGTTCTGCAGCCGACCGTCGACGAGATGCGCCGCCGCGGCACCCCCTTCTCCGGCCTGCTCTACGCCGGCCTCGCGATCACCAGCCGTGGCGTACGGGTCATCGAGTTCAACGCCCGCTTCGGCGACCCGGAGACCCAGGTCGTCCTCGCCCGCCTGAAGACCCCGCTGGCCGGCGTCCTGCTCGCCGCAGCGAACGGCACCCTGGCCGACCTCGAACCCCTCCGCTGGAGCGACAACGCGGCCGTCACCGTGGTCGTGGCCTCCCATAACTACCCCGGCACCCCGCGCACCGGCGATCCCATCACCGGTCTCGACGCGGTGGCCGCAGAGGACGCCCCGCACGCGTACGTCCTGCACGCCGGAACCAGGCGCGACGGCGACGACGTGGTCAGCGCGGGCGGCCGCGTCCTGTCCGTCACGGCCATCGGCAAGGACCTCCACCAGGCCCGCGACCGCGCGTACACCGCCGTCGGCCGTATCGACCTGGACGGTTCCCAGCACCGTACGGACATCGCGGCGAAGGCGGCCGCCGGAGCCTGA
- a CDS encoding DNA polymerase III subunit gamma and tau, whose protein sequence is MSSLALYRRYRPESFAEVIGQEHVTDPLQQALRNNRVNHAYLFSGPRGCGKTTSARILARCLNCEQGPTPTPCGECQSCQDLARNGPGSIDVIEIDAASHGGVDDARELREKAFFGPAGSRYKIYIIDEAHMVTSAGFNALLKVVEEPPEHLKFIFATTEPEKVIGTIRSRTHHYPFRLVPPGTLREYLGEVCGKEKIPVEEGVLPLVVRAGAGSVRDSMSVMDQLLAGATDAGVTYAMATSLLGYTDGSLLDSVVESFASGDGAAAFEVVDRVIEGGNDPRRFVADLLERLRDLVILAAVPDAVEKGLIDAPVEVLERMQAQAGVFGAAELSRAADLVNEGLTEMRGANSPRLQLELICARVLLPATYGDERSVMARLDRLERGVNFSHGGPGPAMGYVPAPDVHGAMAGGMAGGVPGGGAQAAGMVPPGGGAAAARAAVRGGGAPGGGAGVPQSVPGAAGAPGVPGVPGTAAAPGADAYGAGQARPPAAPAPAPAPAPGHAPVSGPVSPPVAGAPAEAQQAGPAVPAASVPPANAPAPAPGPGAPAAPAPTSAAPGAWPTPAAAGSGRRPGGWPTATPAGGGAPGGGQAPAAPAAAAAAPAGPGPAAAAPAPSGFAPVAGGLDPRVLWPNVLEAVKNRRRFTWILLSQNAHVAGFDGTTLQIGFVNAGARDNFASSGSEDVLRAALTEQFSVNWKIEAVIDTSGGGAGAPGGYGGAAPATGGYGSGYGAGGGSGYGGGGAGGYGGGSSAPAGRPAAPPSAPAPGPASPGQAPHQHSASTAPPISAPTPPPAPEPPPVSPEDDTPEDDDPDLDESALSGHELIVRELGATVVEEIANE, encoded by the coding sequence GTGTCGTCTCTCGCGCTGTACCGCCGCTATCGCCCGGAGTCATTCGCCGAGGTCATCGGGCAGGAGCATGTCACCGACCCGCTGCAGCAGGCGCTGCGGAACAACCGGGTCAATCACGCGTACCTGTTCAGCGGGCCGCGCGGCTGCGGCAAGACGACGAGTGCGCGCATTCTGGCGCGGTGTCTGAACTGCGAGCAGGGGCCCACGCCGACGCCGTGCGGTGAGTGCCAGTCGTGCCAGGACCTGGCGCGGAACGGCCCGGGGTCGATCGACGTCATCGAGATCGACGCCGCGTCTCACGGTGGTGTCGACGACGCCCGTGAGCTGCGCGAGAAGGCGTTCTTCGGGCCCGCCGGCAGTCGGTACAAGATCTACATCATCGACGAGGCCCACATGGTCACGTCGGCCGGTTTCAACGCGCTGCTGAAGGTCGTCGAGGAGCCGCCGGAGCACCTCAAGTTCATCTTCGCGACCACCGAGCCCGAGAAGGTCATCGGGACGATCCGGTCGCGTACGCACCACTATCCGTTCCGGCTCGTGCCGCCCGGGACGCTTCGTGAATACCTCGGCGAGGTCTGCGGGAAAGAGAAGATCCCGGTCGAGGAGGGTGTGCTGCCGCTGGTCGTGCGGGCGGGCGCCGGTTCCGTGCGTGACTCGATGTCCGTCATGGACCAGCTGCTGGCGGGCGCGACCGACGCGGGTGTGACGTATGCCATGGCCACGTCCCTGCTGGGGTACACGGACGGGTCGCTGCTCGACTCCGTCGTCGAGTCCTTCGCTTCGGGGGACGGGGCGGCGGCCTTCGAGGTCGTGGACCGGGTGATCGAGGGCGGGAACGACCCACGCAGGTTCGTCGCCGATCTGCTGGAGCGGCTTCGGGATCTGGTGATCCTGGCCGCCGTGCCCGATGCCGTCGAGAAGGGGCTCATCGACGCGCCCGTCGAGGTCCTCGAACGCATGCAGGCCCAGGCCGGGGTCTTCGGCGCGGCCGAACTCAGCCGGGCCGCCGATCTCGTCAACGAAGGGCTGACGGAGATGCGGGGCGCGAACTCGCCCCGACTCCAGCTCGAACTCATCTGCGCACGCGTGCTTCTCCCCGCGACATACGGCGACGAGCGCTCCGTCATGGCCCGCCTCGACCGACTGGAGCGGGGCGTCAACTTCTCCCATGGCGGCCCCGGGCCCGCCATGGGCTACGTGCCCGCGCCTGATGTGCATGGCGCCATGGCCGGCGGAATGGCCGGTGGGGTGCCTGGTGGCGGGGCTCAGGCGGCGGGCATGGTGCCGCCGGGGGGCGGTGCCGCCGCGGCTCGGGCTGCTGTGCGAGGGGGCGGGGCGCCGGGCGGGGGCGCGGGTGTTCCGCAGAGTGTGCCGGGTGCGGCGGGCGCACCTGGTGTTCCTGGTGTTCCCGGTACGGCGGCTGCTCCGGGTGCGGATGCGTACGGCGCTGGGCAGGCGAGGCCGCCTGCGGCTCCTGCGCCCGCACCTGCGCCCGCGCCCGGGCACGCACCTGTGTCCGGGCCTGTTTCGCCCCCGGTTGCGGGCGCTCCGGCGGAGGCTCAGCAGGCTGGGCCCGCCGTGCCTGCCGCTTCAGTCCCGCCGGCGAACGCACCGGCACCCGCGCCCGGGCCGGGAGCCCCTGCCGCTCCCGCTCCCACTTCCGCCGCCCCCGGCGCCTGGCCCACACCCGCAGCCGCGGGCAGTGGGCGGCGTCCCGGCGGGTGGCCGACGGCCACGCCTGCCGGTGGTGGGGCCCCGGGCGGAGGCCAGGCACCGGCGGCACCGGCTGCCGCCGCGGCCGCCCCGGCGGGGCCCGGCCCCGCCGCCGCTGCCCCGGCTCCCTCCGGCTTCGCTCCCGTCGCCGGTGGCCTCGACCCGCGCGTGCTGTGGCCGAACGTCCTGGAGGCGGTCAAGAACCGCCGCCGCTTCACCTGGATCCTGCTCAGCCAGAACGCGCACGTCGCCGGTTTCGACGGCACGACACTTCAGATCGGCTTCGTGAACGCGGGCGCCCGGGACAACTTCGCGAGCAGTGGCAGCGAGGACGTCCTGCGGGCGGCGCTGACCGAGCAGTTCAGCGTGAACTGGAAGATCGAGGCCGTCATCGACACCTCCGGCGGCGGCGCGGGTGCTCCCGGCGGTTACGGGGGTGCCGCTCCCGCCACCGGTGGCTACGGCAGCGGTTACGGCGCAGGCGGCGGCAGCGGTTACGGCGGAGGCGGTGCCGGTGGCTACGGTGGCGGGTCGTCCGCCCCGGCCGGGCGCCCTGCCGCGCCCCCCTCCGCTCCGGCGCCCGGCCCGGCGTCCCCGGGACAAGCCCCGCACCAGCACTCGGCCTCGACGGCCCCGCCCATTTCCGCGCCCACCCCGCCTCCGGCCCCGGAGCCGCCCCCCGTCTCCCCCGAGGACGACACCCCCGAGGACGACGACCCCGACCTCGACGAGTCCGCACTCTCCGGCCACGAACTGATCGTGCGGGAACTGGGCGCGACGGTGGTGGAGGAGATCGCCAACGAGTAG